The proteins below come from a single Patescibacteria group bacterium genomic window:
- a CDS encoding flippase has product MVQSYSFSKNTLYLMVAYIFQKVLAFFYFIFLARYLGTDGMGKYSFALSFVAIFSVFLDLGFSTVLTRETAKDKDRSSEYLSNSLTFKIILSFLIYFFIIIVINLLGYPVITKQTVYLAALMMILQSLAVTCYSTLRGWQNLKYESLGIIIDQVIYVGLGFLFIFLKFPLPILMLPLILGSIFYLLYPLLVIKKLKIPIRFSLDKKVLSYFFKIALPIVVAIIFSNIFSQINTVLLSFLSEDKFVGLFSTAFRLPQALLFIPLAFGTSTFPAFSYYYAKARDFLDKVFSRVVFYLIIFALPILAAGIILAPQIILLIYGSEFIGSVLSLQILLLALVFMFLDFPFSSLLTAADRQKFNAISRGLALAINILLSFIFIPKLLHLGASLAYAVSFFIFFSLQLVWIRKVVKIDLRYFGKKIFLILLATTLMSFFIFFIKDKMHIIFTIFVGLIFYLLAIYLLKALDKDDLKEIKDLFLKSVMKKEMLVEKTENLE; this is encoded by the coding sequence ATGGTTCAATCTTATTCTTTTTCCAAAAATACACTTTATTTAATGGTGGCTTATATTTTTCAAAAAGTATTAGCCTTTTTTTATTTTATTTTTTTGGCTCGTTATCTTGGCACCGATGGGATGGGTAAATATTCTTTTGCTCTTTCTTTTGTTGCTATCTTTTCTGTCTTCCTTGATTTGGGATTTTCTACCGTTTTAACTCGAGAAACGGCCAAAGACAAAGATAGGTCCAGCGAATATTTAAGTAATAGTTTGACTTTTAAAATTATTCTTTCTTTTTTGATTTATTTTTTCATTATTATAGTCATTAATTTGTTGGGCTATCCAGTAATCACTAAACAAACGGTTTATTTAGCCGCTTTAATGATGATTCTTCAATCATTGGCCGTGACCTGTTACTCAACTTTAAGAGGTTGGCAAAATTTAAAGTATGAAAGTTTGGGTATTATCATCGATCAGGTTATTTATGTGGGTCTTGGCTTTCTTTTTATTTTTTTAAAATTTCCTTTGCCAATTTTAATGTTGCCCCTAATCTTAGGTTCTATTTTCTATCTTCTTTATCCTTTATTAGTAATTAAAAAATTAAAAATCCCAATTCGTTTTTCTTTAGATAAAAAGGTTCTTTCTTATTTTTTTAAGATTGCCCTACCGATTGTCGTAGCCATTATTTTTTCTAATATTTTTTCTCAAATTAATACCGTCCTACTTTCTTTTCTTAGCGAAGATAAATTTGTCGGCCTGTTTTCAACGGCTTTTCGTTTACCCCAAGCCCTACTTTTTATCCCTCTGGCTTTTGGCACCTCGACCTTTCCAGCTTTTAGTTATTATTATGCTAAAGCCCGAGATTTCTTAGATAAAGTTTTTAGCCGGGTGGTTTTTTATCTCATTATTTTTGCTTTACCAATTTTAGCAGCTGGTATTATTTTAGCACCTCAAATTATTTTATTGATTTATGGTTCAGAATTTATTGGGTCTGTTTTATCATTACAAATTTTATTACTGGCACTGGTTTTTATGTTTCTTGATTTTCCTTTCAGTTCTCTTTTAACAGCTGCTGATCGACAGAAATTTAATGCCATTTCCCGAGGTTTGGCTTTAGCCATTAATATTCTTTTAAGTTTTATTTTTATCCCCAAACTTCTACACCTTGGCGCCAGTCTTGCTTACGCGGTGAGTTTTTTTATTTTCTTTTCTCTTCAACTTGTCTGGATTAGAAAAGTGGTGAAAATTGATTTAAGATATTTTGGTAAAAAAATTTTTTTAATTTTATTAGCGACCACATTAATGAGTTTTTTTATTTTTTTTATAAAAGATAAAATGCATATCATTTTTACTATTTTTGTTGGTCTCATTTTTTATTTATTGGCTATTTATTTATTAAAAGCCTTGGACAAAGATGACTTAAAAGAAATCAAAGATCTTTTTTTGAAATCAGTGATGAAAAAAGAAATGTTGGTAGAGAAAACAGAGAATCTAGAATAA
- the rplM gene encoding 50S ribosomal protein L13 produces MASKIYTIDAANKPLGRLASQIATLLIGKHKTGFVPYKDLGDIVLVKNIEKIKFTGKKLEQKKYYHHTGYPGGLKTKKLKELFEKNPKEVLIRAVSRMLPKNKLRKFRIKRLKFIP; encoded by the coding sequence ATGGCGTCGAAAATCTATACTATTGATGCTGCCAATAAACCATTAGGAAGGTTGGCTTCTCAAATTGCTACTCTTTTAATTGGTAAACATAAAACAGGCTTCGTGCCATACAAAGATTTGGGCGATATTGTTTTGGTTAAAAATATTGAAAAAATAAAATTTACTGGCAAGAAATTAGAACAAAAAAAATATTATCATCATACTGGCTATCCGGGCGGTTTGAAAACAAAAAAATTAAAAGAATTATTTGAAAAAAATCCAAAAGAAGTTTTAATTAGAGCTGTTAGTCGGATGTTGCCGAAAAATAAATTAAGAAAATTTAGAATTAAAAGATTAAAATTTATTCCATAA
- the rpsM gene encoding 30S ribosomal protein S13, with translation MARIAGINLPPNKRVEIGLTYIFGIGKSLANHILKITKVNPDKKIRDLTTEEIEKIKNIIEKEYKVEGDLRREISANIRRLKEIGCYRGVRHTRQLPVRGQRTRTNSRTVRGNVRRTMGSGRRPPAKKV, from the coding sequence ATGGCTCGGATTGCCGGCATCAATTTACCACCAAATAAAAGGGTTGAAATTGGCTTAACCTATATTTTTGGTATTGGTAAATCTTTAGCCAACCATATTTTAAAAATTACTAAAGTCAACCCAGATAAGAAAATTCGCGATTTAACGACTGAAGAAATTGAGAAAATTAAAAATATAATTGAAAAAGAGTATAAAGTTGAAGGAGACCTTCGTCGAGAAATTTCAGCCAACATTCGAAGATTAAAAGAAATTGGTTGCTATCGGGGGGTACGACATACTAGACAATTACCAGTTCGAGGCCAAAGAACAAGAACAAATTCTCGAACGGTCAGGGGTAATGTCCGGAGAACAATGGGTTCCGGTCGTCGACCGCCGGCTAAAAAAGTTTAA
- the rpmJ gene encoding 50S ribosomal protein L36, translating to MKVRSSVKKICRSCKIVRRKKRLYVICQNPKHKQRQG from the coding sequence ATGAAGGTTCGTTCGTCGGTTAAAAAAATTTGTCGATCTTGTAAAATCGTTCGTCGAAAAAAAAGACTCTATGTCATTTGTCAAAATCCAAAACACAAACAGCGTCAAGGATAA
- the murB gene encoding UDP-N-acetylmuramate dehydrogenase, producing the protein MNFDQKLKKELGKNLKFNEPLKKWTTFRIGGPARYFFLAKSGKDLIKAVTLAKKLKIPYFILGGGSNLLCSDVGYNGLIIKIQNSKFKIQNSKILAEAGTKLSQLVRISLERKLTGLEWAAGIPGTLGGAIHGNAGWPSKRKNISTVVESVEVLKIDDGKLKIEKFSRHDCQFGYRASIFQKNNNLVILSALLKLKKGNKEKIKKEIIEILKIRQKKIPQGFSAGCIFKNSKFKIQNSKLLKEYPQLKEFKKSGIIPTGWLIEKLGLKGKKIGGAKISEKHANFIINQGGAKAKDVLKLINLIEKMVLKKFNLKLEKEIKLIGF; encoded by the coding sequence ATGAATTTCGATCAAAAACTAAAGAAAGAGTTAGGCAAAAATTTGAAATTTAATGAACCATTAAAAAAATGGACAACCTTTCGCATCGGTGGACCGGCTAGATATTTTTTTCTAGCCAAAAGCGGAAAAGATTTAATTAAAGCAGTTACTTTAGCTAAAAAATTAAAAATTCCATATTTTATTTTAGGTGGGGGGAGTAATTTATTATGTAGTGATGTGGGATATAATGGATTAATTATCAAAATTCAAAATTCAAAATTCAAAATTCAAAATTCAAAAATTTTGGCTGAAGCGGGAACGAAGTTAAGTCAATTAGTAAGAATTTCTTTAGAAAGAAAATTAACTGGTTTAGAATGGGCGGCTGGTATTCCTGGGACTTTGGGTGGAGCCATTCACGGCAATGCTGGTTGGCCATCTAAGAGAAAAAATATTTCCACTGTTGTCGAAAGTGTTGAAGTGTTAAAGATTGATGATGGTAAATTAAAAATTGAAAAATTTTCTCGGCACGATTGTCAATTTGGTTATCGGGCAAGTATTTTTCAAAAAAATAATAATTTGGTTATTCTTTCCGCTCTTTTAAAATTAAAAAAGGGAAATAAAGAAAAAATTAAAAAAGAGATTATAGAAATTTTAAAAATAAGACAAAAGAAAATTCCCCAAGGTTTTTCTGCCGGTTGCATTTTTAAAAATTCAAAATTCAAAATTCAAAATTCAAAATTACTAAAAGAATATCCACAATTGAAAGAATTTAAAAAATCTGGTATTATTCCTACCGGATGGTTAATTGAAAAATTAGGTCTTAAAGGCAAAAAAATCGGTGGCGCTAAAATTAGCGAAAAACACGCTAATTTTATTATTAATCAAGGGGGGGCCAAAGCCAAAGATGTTTTAAAACTTATTAATTTAATTGAGAAAATGGTTTTAAAGAAATTTAATCTTAAATTAGAAAAAGAAATAAAATTAATTGGTTTCTAA
- the rplQ gene encoding 50S ribosomal protein L17, with amino-acid sequence MRHRKKKKILDRNRDQRKMLLRNLATSLIKEGKIKTTLAKAKFLRPKIERLITTGKKGDLTARRRLLSFFQDEKIVKKILEEISPRYQERRGGYTRIVKIGRKRTDKAKMAIIELVQ; translated from the coding sequence ATGCGGCACCGGAAAAAGAAAAAAATTTTAGACAGAAACAGAGATCAAAGAAAAATGCTTCTACGAAATCTCGCCACATCTTTGATTAAAGAAGGAAAAATTAAAACAACCTTAGCAAAAGCAAAGTTTTTAAGACCGAAAATTGAAAGACTCATTACGACTGGCAAGAAAGGAGACCTTACAGCCAGAAGAAGACTTTTATCCTTTTTTCAGGACGAAAAAATAGTCAAAAAAATTTTAGAAGAAATTTCACCCCGTTATCAAGAAAGAAGGGGTGGTTATACAAGAATAGTAAAAATAGGAAGAAAAAGAACAGATAAAGCCAAAATGGCTATTATCGAATTAGTTCAATAG
- the rpsD gene encoding 30S ribosomal protein S4: protein MAKYLDAKCKICRREGKKMFLKGEKCYTAKCPIIKRKYPPGLHGPKGYPKLSTYGIQLREKQKLKRTYGILEKQLKIYYRKALRMAGNTEENLLKLLERRIDNVVYKAGFSSSINQARQIVNHRHLVVNGRPVNIPSYLVRPNEEIALKMNSSLREKIKTEIAKAKERGRIRPEWFFVDEEKLTIKILRKPEAEDLPKDFDMRAIIEFYSR, encoded by the coding sequence ATGGCTAAATATTTAGACGCTAAATGTAAAATTTGTCGCCGTGAAGGGAAGAAGATGTTTTTAAAAGGTGAAAAATGTTATACGGCTAAATGTCCAATCATTAAGAGAAAATATCCGCCTGGTCTTCATGGACCAAAGGGGTATCCTAAGCTTTCGACTTATGGTATTCAACTGAGAGAAAAACAGAAATTAAAAAGAACTTACGGCATTTTAGAAAAACAATTAAAGATTTATTACCGAAAAGCACTAAGAATGGCTGGTAATACAGAAGAAAATTTGCTAAAATTATTAGAACGAAGAATAGACAATGTAGTTTATAAAGCAGGATTTTCTTCGTCGATTAATCAAGCTCGACAGATAGTCAATCATCGTCATTTGGTGGTTAATGGTCGTCCAGTTAATATTCCTTCTTATCTAGTCAGACCAAACGAAGAGATAGCATTAAAAATGAATAGTTCTTTGAGAGAAAAAATAAAAACTGAAATTGCTAAGGCTAAAGAGAGGGGAAGAATTAGGCCAGAATGGTTTTTTGTCGATGAAGAAAAATTGACGATTAAAATTTTAAGAAAACCTGAGGCCGAAGATTTGCCAAAAGATTTCGACATGAGAGCAATTATTGAATTTTATAGCCGATAA
- a CDS encoding DNA-directed RNA polymerase subunit alpha, protein MEPILLPTKIDYQEDKENKNKGLITIEPCYPGYGITWGSAIRRVLLSSLPGAAVTAVKIKGVKHEFSTIPFVQEDVLQIILNLKQLRVKLYSEEEIRLNLKIKGEKKVYAKDIEKNAQVEIVNPNLLIATLTDKRANLEMEIFVNKGRGYVPVEERKEEREIGKIFIDAIFSPIRKVGLKVENVRVGEKTNFDKLTLMIETDGTITPLEAFIQGAELLKDQFFYLLTKSKSLESEKFGEEKREEKKDKKIKKKKEKPKKK, encoded by the coding sequence ATGGAGCCAATTCTTTTACCAACAAAAATTGATTATCAAGAAGATAAGGAAAATAAAAATAAAGGATTGATTACTATTGAACCATGTTATCCGGGCTATGGAATAACCTGGGGTAGTGCTATCCGAAGAGTTCTACTTTCATCTTTGCCCGGGGCGGCGGTGACGGCTGTGAAAATAAAAGGCGTAAAGCATGAATTTTCTACCATTCCTTTTGTTCAAGAAGATGTTTTACAGATTATTTTAAATTTAAAACAATTAAGGGTTAAACTTTATTCAGAAGAAGAAATAAGATTAAACCTTAAAATTAAAGGAGAAAAAAAAGTTTATGCTAAAGATATCGAAAAAAATGCTCAAGTAGAAATAGTTAATCCTAATCTTTTGATCGCTACCCTTACTGATAAAAGAGCAAATTTAGAAATGGAGATTTTTGTCAATAAGGGTCGCGGCTATGTACCAGTTGAAGAGAGAAAGGAAGAAAGAGAAATTGGGAAAATTTTTATTGATGCTATTTTTAGTCCAATAAGAAAAGTTGGTTTAAAAGTAGAGAATGTAAGAGTTGGCGAAAAAACAAATTTCGATAAATTAACCTTAATGATCGAGACAGACGGAACGATAACTCCATTGGAAGCATTTATTCAAGGAGCTGAATTGTTAAAAGACCAATTTTTTTATTTACTCACTAAAAGCAAATCTCTCGAGTCAGAAAAGTTTGGAGAAGAAAAAAGAGAAGAAAAAAAAGACAAGAAGATAAAAAAGAAAAAGGAAAAGCCAAAGAAAAAGTAG
- the cysS gene encoding cysteine--tRNA ligase: protein MPLKLFNSLTRRKEVFKPIRDKKVGLYTCGLTVYNYAHLGNLRTYIFEDILKRVLLYNGYRVKHVMNITDVGHLTSDADLGKDKVEEAAKKEKKTAWQIAQFYTAAFKKNLKDLNIIPPNHWVKASQTIKDQIELIKKLEKNGFTYRTSDGLYFDTSKLPSYGKLARLKKEEIRPGIRVEMKEKRNPTDFALWKFSPPGVKRQMEWSSPWGVGFPGWHTECVAMSIKNLGIPFDIHCGGIDHLSIHHPNEMAQAEAAYQKPLAYYWLHGEFLLLDQEKMAKSTGRFITLQEIIDRGYHPLSLRYLCLTTHWQSPLSFSWQSLDSAQNALNNLYENMSFCLKPGKVIQAVRKNFLMAINDNLDLPKALALSWNLIKERRYSLADKIATLINFDKIFGLKLKEIQEKAQKIPRQVKKLISQREKLRKEKQWSAADEIRSKIKNFGYQIDDTPVGPLIKKLF, encoded by the coding sequence ATGCCACTGAAATTATTCAACTCGTTGACCAGGAGAAAGGAGGTTTTTAAACCAATTAGGGATAAAAAGGTTGGTCTCTATACTTGTGGCTTGACTGTCTATAATTATGCTCATTTAGGCAATCTCCGAACTTATATTTTTGAAGATATTTTAAAAAGAGTGCTTTTGTATAATGGCTATCGAGTCAAACATGTGATGAATATCACTGATGTCGGCCATTTAACATCTGATGCTGACTTAGGCAAAGATAAAGTTGAAGAAGCAGCCAAGAAAGAGAAAAAAACTGCTTGGCAAATTGCTCAATTCTATACTGCCGCTTTTAAAAAAAATCTCAAAGATTTAAATATTATCCCACCAAACCATTGGGTTAAAGCCAGCCAAACGATTAAAGATCAAATTGAGTTAATAAAAAAATTGGAAAAAAATGGTTTTACTTATCGGACGAGTGATGGTCTTTATTTTGACACTTCAAAACTGCCAAGCTATGGTAAATTGGCTCGTTTAAAAAAAGAAGAAATTAGGCCGGGCATCAGAGTAGAAATGAAAGAAAAAAGAAATCCAACTGATTTTGCCTTATGGAAATTTTCTCCGCCTGGTGTCAAAAGACAAATGGAATGGTCTTCACCCTGGGGAGTTGGCTTCCCCGGTTGGCATACAGAGTGCGTAGCGATGAGTATTAAAAACTTAGGTATTCCTTTTGACATTCATTGTGGTGGTATTGATCATCTTTCCATTCATCACCCAAACGAGATGGCTCAAGCTGAAGCCGCCTATCAAAAACCTCTCGCTTACTACTGGCTTCACGGTGAATTTTTACTTTTAGACCAAGAAAAAATGGCTAAATCAACCGGTCGGTTCATTACCTTACAAGAAATTATTGATCGTGGCTATCATCCCTTAAGTTTACGTTATCTCTGTTTGACTACTCACTGGCAATCACCATTAAGTTTTTCTTGGCAATCTCTTGACTCAGCCCAAAATGCTTTAAATAATCTTTATGAAAATATGAGTTTTTGTTTAAAACCAGGTAAAGTAATTCAAGCGGTGAGAAAAAATTTTTTAATGGCCATTAATGACAATTTAGATTTACCCAAGGCATTGGCCCTAAGTTGGAATTTAATCAAAGAAAGAAGATATTCATTGGCTGATAAAATTGCTACCTTAATTAATTTTGACAAAATTTTTGGCTTAAAATTAAAGGAAATTCAAGAGAAAGCGCAAAAAATTCCTCGTCAAGTCAAGAAATTAATTTCTCAGCGGGAAAAATTGAGAAAAGAAAAGCAATGGTCAGCGGCTGACGAAATTAGATCTAAAATAAAAAATTTCGGCTATCAAATCGACGATACGCCAGTCGGGCCATTAATCAAAAAATTATTCTAA
- the infA gene encoding translation initiation factor IF-1, which yields MSKKKDFIEVEGVVEELLPSANFRVRLDDGRLILAYLGGRLRLNKIKILPGDRVKVEMSSYDLTKGRIVYRY from the coding sequence ATGTCCAAGAAAAAAGATTTTATTGAAGTTGAAGGAGTAGTTGAAGAACTATTACCATCGGCTAATTTCCGGGTCAGATTAGATGATGGAAGGCTAATTCTTGCTTATTTAGGTGGCCGATTAAGATTGAATAAAATTAAAATTTTACCTGGCGATCGAGTAAAAGTGGAGATGAGTTCTTACGATTTAACAAAGGGCCGAATTGTTTATAGATACTAA
- a CDS encoding DUF72 domain-containing protein, translated as MKKNNKILIGTSGWNYFHWRRIFYPVNLNSQELLSYYAQHLSTVEINSSFYHLPQEKTFLHWREKVPKNFLFSVKVWRRITHLKKLNQTEDDLKTFWQRSLVLKEKLGPLLFQFPPSFKLNQIRFKKFCQFLRKLVGKNQKASFEFRNESWFSSEVYKILRKYNFALCWADAPCYPYKEVVTADYLYLRLHGHEQLYASKYTKRQLEAYAKKIKEFFKKGKMIYVYFDNDAYGYAIENALELKKLLKK; from the coding sequence ATGAAGAAAAATAATAAAATTCTTATTGGCACTTCCGGTTGGAATTACTTTCACTGGCGAAGAATTTTTTATCCAGTAAATTTAAATTCTCAGGAATTACTTTCTTACTACGCTCAACATCTTTCTACTGTTGAAATTAATTCTTCTTTTTATCATCTTCCGCAAGAAAAGACATTTCTGCATTGGCGAGAAAAAGTACCAAAAAATTTTTTATTTTCCGTAAAAGTTTGGCGGCGGATTACCCATCTCAAAAAATTGAATCAAACTGAAGATGATTTAAAAACTTTTTGGCAGCGATCTCTAGTTCTCAAAGAGAAATTAGGTCCCTTATTATTTCAATTTCCACCTTCTTTTAAATTAAATCAGATAAGATTTAAAAAATTTTGTCAATTTCTTAGAAAATTGGTTGGGAAAAATCAAAAGGCAAGCTTTGAATTTAGAAATGAAAGTTGGTTTTCTTCAGAAGTTTATAAAATTTTAAGAAAATATAACTTTGCTCTTTGTTGGGCCGACGCCCCTTGTTATCCTTATAAAGAAGTGGTTACCGCTGATTATCTTTATCTTCGTCTCCATGGTCATGAGCAACTTTATGCTTCAAAATATACAAAAAGACAGTTAGAGGCTTACGCCAAAAAAATAAAAGAATTTTTTAAGAAAGGAAAAATGATTTATGTCTATTTTGATAACGATGCTTATGGTTATGCCATCGAAAATGCCTTAGAACTGAAAAAGTTATTAAAAAAATGA
- the rpsK gene encoding 30S ribosomal protein S11, whose translation MSEKVSSKKSSPKASKALKQISRGRIYIYSTYNNTIITVTDLQGNVICSSSAGRLGFSGPKKATPHAAGIVAKNVMEEAKKFGLKEAQILVKGIGTGRDAAVRAVCEFGLNITSIKDITPIPHNGCRPPKIRRV comes from the coding sequence ATGTCAGAAAAGGTTAGTTCTAAAAAATCTTCACCAAAAGCTTCTAAAGCATTAAAACAAATATCACGTGGTCGAATTTATATTTATTCTACCTACAATAACACAATTATTACTGTTACTGATTTACAAGGCAACGTTATTTGTTCTTCTAGTGCTGGTCGGCTCGGTTTTAGTGGCCCTAAAAAAGCCACCCCACATGCTGCCGGGATTGTAGCAAAAAATGTGATGGAAGAAGCCAAGAAATTTGGTCTTAAAGAGGCTCAAATTCTTGTTAAGGGTATTGGTACAGGTAGAGATGCAGCAGTAAGAGCAGTTTGTGAGTTTGGTCTTAATATTACCTCAATCAAAGATATTACACCTATTCCTCATAATGGCTGTCGACCACCAAAAATAAGAAGAGTATAG
- the rpsI gene encoding 30S ribosomal protein S9, producing MPKIKKIISEKEKIVEEKEKDFFVATGKRKSAVAQVKLKLKSKDKILVNQKDYQKYFPFFTWQKIILDPLKVLKLQNVEILVKVKGGGLQAQAESIRLGISRALVKANPEWRKILKPLGFLKRDSRIKERKKPGLKRARRAPQWQKR from the coding sequence ATGCCAAAAATAAAAAAAATAATTTCTGAAAAAGAAAAAATAGTTGAAGAAAAAGAAAAAGATTTTTTTGTCGCCACCGGTAAAAGAAAAAGCGCTGTTGCTCAAGTTAAATTAAAACTAAAAAGCAAAGACAAAATTCTCGTTAATCAAAAAGATTATCAAAAATATTTTCCATTTTTTACTTGGCAAAAGATTATTTTAGACCCCCTGAAAGTACTGAAACTGCAAAATGTTGAAATTTTAGTCAAAGTAAAAGGTGGAGGTTTACAGGCTCAGGCCGAAAGTATCAGATTGGGCATTTCTCGAGCGCTGGTCAAAGCTAATCCGGAATGGAGAAAAATTTTAAAACCTTTAGGCTTTCTGAAAAGAGATTCACGTATCAAAGAAAGGAAAAAACCAGGTTTAAAAAGAGCAAGAAGGGCGCCGCAGTGGCAGAAGAGATAA